A single window of Granulicella mallensis MP5ACTX8 DNA harbors:
- a CDS encoding A24 family peptidase, producing the protein MNKSRDLTLLALWAMLGFATQLVATHWGLIGVLAGGLLCGIIVWLAPKLLALAFDSLWPLPLTALIASLLGVACSRIVGQADMGHLAWLAPVLATAPSGSPALASLVRSERCGLCKRTLRTVLSFSCPRCSLHVCEYCWGFGRERCKLCDENHIPLLPVESAWWLDRFGARRLTGECSLCRTSAGASHTPQWGCGGCGHNQCAACWDDNNGVCARCGWVIPDVAEMTGTEHRKHNHLSKDKSYA; encoded by the coding sequence ATGAACAAATCGCGTGATCTGACCCTACTCGCACTCTGGGCGATGCTGGGATTTGCAACGCAACTCGTTGCTACGCACTGGGGTCTTATCGGAGTGCTTGCCGGTGGCTTGCTCTGCGGCATTATTGTCTGGCTGGCGCCGAAGCTCCTCGCGCTGGCCTTCGACAGTCTATGGCCATTGCCTCTCACGGCCTTGATTGCCAGCCTGCTGGGGGTCGCCTGCAGCCGCATCGTGGGTCAGGCCGATATGGGCCATCTCGCGTGGCTTGCGCCTGTCCTTGCTACCGCGCCGTCCGGCTCTCCTGCGCTCGCATCGCTGGTCCGTAGCGAACGTTGCGGACTTTGCAAAAGAACGCTGCGGACAGTGCTATCTTTTTCATGCCCGCGATGCTCGCTGCATGTCTGCGAATACTGCTGGGGGTTCGGCCGGGAACGCTGTAAACTCTGCGACGAAAATCACATTCCGCTTCTGCCGGTGGAATCTGCCTGGTGGCTGGATCGTTTCGGGGCACGGAGACTGACCGGCGAATGCTCCCTCTGCCGAACTTCAGCCGGAGCCAGTCACACGCCACAATGGGGCTGTGGTGGCTGCGGACACAATCAATGCGCCGCCTGCTGGGATGACAACAACGGGGTCTGCGCGCGATGTGGCTGGGTTATCCCTGACGTAGCGGAGATGACAGGTACAGAGCATAGGAAACACAATCATCTTTCCAAGGACAAGAGTTATGCCTAA
- a CDS encoding FHA domain-containing protein, whose amino-acid sequence MNITQLLYFMSLAGSTAGLLAWAGQALLVSLLPVGTPAWLPVVFAAALLGGFIGGLTVAFDEKWAGNRVQARWVFSGAAIGFFGGAASGAVHLPLREALPGALPLATVLGWLVTGGVVGAGLGARWISVNRARLAHGMAGGICGGCIGGIAFALLSQWIPDAAQCLAFVLTGAGISFGIAFAPVLWRSAVLRFMNSGDVRAANKLGSKEWAVQDGDSYIVGSQSADLSKTSYGHEVDIYIPDASVAPRHARIFAKDGRFYITRHPDLMTESGLRRYLLRLQDRSVTTPRPLEDRSLIVVGRTTLMFVMKHKKSGQKV is encoded by the coding sequence ATGAACATCACTCAGCTGCTTTACTTCATGTCATTAGCTGGCAGTACGGCAGGATTGCTCGCTTGGGCGGGTCAGGCCCTGCTTGTTTCTTTGCTTCCTGTGGGCACTCCGGCATGGTTGCCGGTTGTATTTGCGGCGGCGCTTCTCGGGGGTTTTATCGGTGGCCTGACGGTTGCCTTCGATGAGAAGTGGGCAGGCAATCGAGTACAGGCGCGCTGGGTTTTTTCCGGTGCAGCTATCGGGTTCTTTGGCGGAGCCGCATCGGGCGCGGTGCACCTGCCTTTGCGCGAGGCTCTGCCTGGCGCTCTTCCGCTTGCAACGGTGCTGGGGTGGCTGGTCACCGGCGGTGTCGTTGGAGCGGGCCTGGGTGCGCGCTGGATTTCAGTCAACCGTGCGCGGCTGGCTCACGGAATGGCCGGTGGGATCTGTGGGGGGTGTATCGGCGGAATAGCATTCGCACTGTTGAGCCAATGGATTCCGGATGCGGCGCAATGCCTCGCGTTTGTGCTGACAGGGGCCGGTATTAGTTTCGGAATCGCGTTCGCTCCCGTGCTTTGGCGCAGTGCCGTACTGAGATTCATGAATAGCGGCGATGTGCGTGCCGCCAATAAACTCGGTAGCAAAGAGTGGGCTGTGCAGGACGGGGACAGTTATATCGTTGGCAGCCAAAGCGCGGATCTGTCGAAGACTAGTTATGGACATGAAGTGGATATTTATATTCCTGACGCCTCCGTTGCTCCACGTCATGCGAGGATCTTCGCGAAGGATGGGCGCTTCTACATCACGCGTCATCCGGACCTGATGACGGAGTCTGGACTGAGACGGTACCTGCTTCGTCTGCAAGACCGCTCCGTGACAACGCCACGGCCACTCGAAGATCGGAGCCTGATTGTCGTGGGCCGCACAACCCTCATGTTCGTTATGAAGCATAAGAAAAGCGGGCAGAAAGTATGA
- a CDS encoding vWA domain-containing protein, with product MKGLITAAIMSALLGAALPLAAQTGTGVSLEFTQKPVLMECEPGGGDPCFRLQFQFVDAAGHPTHVPLPPLRELAPRTEIEVDGQSTVPFYATASTAQSETTPLPQVTMLLIDVSGSMLGNDMAGETRFDAARQAAAAFLEGFRDGQDRVAIAGFSGRNVQAGIDGARFVSSRSEAQAELDALAAPERRNNTALYSAVSIAANRLAKEARDSHSEVRLLVLTDGANDVQPQAGDDANLLVGNEGLEQAAKEVEKDGVSVLPIGLGSENTLDVAALTRLGTRPPLITFDRDVLRKAFLVAQVNEMSDVTVAIKAPAQLGTRNLLAGRLLRFRAKFTLADGTILVEDRPALWGAPPLATPSFHEEASEAEQRAYIGSSRISETSPWSMLRPVLVFLGFAALLAFLWWVLPRWIWPERYQAKLARPVRPEYWPGRDAASIPGPSVLRPGPPGFEAANYPAQGAMRQVGENTIVKAATDFSVTKTRLH from the coding sequence ATGAAAGGGCTGATCACGGCCGCGATCATGAGCGCCCTGCTGGGCGCGGCACTGCCACTTGCCGCCCAGACGGGAACGGGCGTCTCGCTGGAATTCACGCAGAAGCCTGTCCTGATGGAGTGCGAGCCGGGCGGTGGCGATCCATGCTTCCGGCTTCAGTTTCAATTCGTGGATGCCGCCGGCCATCCAACGCATGTCCCACTACCTCCACTGCGGGAGCTCGCACCTCGCACAGAGATTGAGGTGGATGGGCAATCGACCGTGCCGTTCTATGCCACCGCCTCAACGGCGCAGTCCGAAACCACGCCGCTGCCGCAAGTGACGATGTTGCTGATCGACGTAAGTGGAAGCATGCTTGGAAATGACATGGCGGGCGAGACTCGCTTTGACGCGGCGCGCCAGGCCGCTGCTGCCTTTCTGGAAGGCTTTCGGGATGGCCAGGACCGTGTTGCTATTGCGGGATTTTCCGGAAGGAACGTGCAAGCTGGAATCGACGGGGCGCGCTTTGTAAGCTCGCGCTCCGAAGCGCAGGCCGAACTGGATGCACTGGCCGCGCCGGAGCGCCGCAACAATACTGCGCTGTATTCCGCGGTCTCCATCGCGGCAAACCGGCTCGCGAAGGAGGCTCGCGATTCTCACTCGGAAGTGCGCCTACTCGTGTTGACTGATGGCGCCAATGACGTGCAGCCGCAGGCCGGAGACGATGCGAATTTGCTGGTGGGGAACGAGGGACTGGAGCAGGCCGCAAAAGAGGTGGAGAAGGACGGCGTCTCGGTGCTGCCGATTGGCTTGGGAAGCGAAAATACGCTCGACGTGGCAGCCCTTACCCGCCTCGGCACGAGACCACCGTTGATTACCTTCGACCGGGATGTCCTGCGCAAGGCCTTTCTGGTGGCGCAGGTCAACGAGATGAGCGATGTGACCGTGGCGATCAAGGCACCGGCGCAGCTTGGCACCCGCAACCTCCTTGCAGGACGACTGTTGCGTTTTCGAGCGAAGTTCACGCTTGCCGACGGCACCATCCTGGTTGAAGATAGGCCGGCACTATGGGGGGCGCCTCCGCTCGCAACTCCGTCGTTTCATGAAGAGGCAAGCGAAGCGGAGCAGCGCGCCTATATCGGTAGCAGCCGCATTAGCGAAACATCCCCCTGGTCCATGCTGCGGCCAGTGCTTGTATTTTTAGGCTTCGCAGCACTGCTCGCGTTTTTGTGGTGGGTTCTACCGCGCTGGATCTGGCCCGAACGCTATCAGGCCAAGCTGGCAAGGCCCGTACGGCCGGAGTATTGGCCCGGTCGAGATGCTGCTTCGATCCCAGGCCCTTCTGTGCTGCGGCCGGGGCCGCCCGGATTCGAGGCTGCGAACTATCCCGCGCAAGGCGCGATGCGGCAGGTTGGTGAGAACACGATTGTGAAGGCGGCGACTGACTTTTCAGTTACGAAGACACGCCTGCATTAA
- a CDS encoding ThiF family adenylyltransferase: MFRSAIIAGLGALGSELAQNLGRLHLQQVTLVDQDVLEPKNIARSPLWRDAEPGEPKVVAAARALSLIFPATRWISVTSEIADLSPRAFIEADLLLSAVDTDLARVEMAAIGARYALDICDAGLGGTSLQVGRVSWFPHHGDLRSACFSCLLSTRRRASLLSSWESENYSCSQSEITYDLAWSSTMATAKYISRLQALVAARAMARRSAWPAQTLQIDLGSEQRVRHLHHLRSEQCPFHDDEILRGELFPRCEQAICLNCGASERTTVRIGWLRRWGRCERCGSKQLPGDGRRQVYGPEKFVREGHEQIA; encoded by the coding sequence TTGTTTCGCAGCGCAATCATCGCCGGCTTGGGCGCACTTGGCAGTGAACTGGCACAAAACCTTGGCCGTCTTCACCTGCAACAGGTCACGCTGGTCGATCAGGACGTTCTCGAGCCCAAAAATATAGCGCGTTCCCCCTTGTGGCGTGACGCAGAGCCCGGTGAGCCCAAAGTTGTTGCCGCCGCCCGAGCACTATCGTTGATCTTTCCCGCCACACGCTGGATAAGCGTTACCAGTGAGATCGCCGATCTCTCACCACGAGCTTTTATAGAGGCTGATCTCTTGCTCAGTGCGGTAGATACGGATCTCGCCCGCGTGGAGATGGCAGCTATCGGAGCGCGCTATGCCCTCGACATCTGCGACGCCGGCCTGGGTGGCACGAGTCTCCAGGTGGGGCGTGTTTCGTGGTTCCCACACCATGGAGACCTTCGCTCAGCCTGTTTTTCATGCCTGCTAAGCACTCGTCGTCGCGCCAGCCTGCTAAGTTCATGGGAGTCCGAGAACTACTCCTGCTCGCAATCGGAGATCACGTACGATCTTGCGTGGTCAAGCACCATGGCGACGGCCAAGTACATCTCACGCCTCCAGGCGCTGGTGGCTGCAAGAGCCATGGCTCGACGGTCGGCATGGCCTGCACAAACACTGCAGATCGATCTTGGCTCGGAACAGCGCGTCCGTCACCTTCATCATCTTCGTAGCGAGCAATGCCCCTTTCACGATGACGAAATCCTGCGCGGGGAGCTCTTTCCGCGATGCGAGCAAGCCATTTGTTTAAACTGCGGTGCTTCTGAGCGAACGACAGTACGTATCGGCTGGTTGCGGCGTTGGGGTCGATGCGAACGATGCGGCTCGAAGCAACTGCCGGGCGATGGGCGGCGACAAGTTTACGGCCCGGAAAAATTTGTGAGGGAGGGACATGAACAAATCGCGTGA